From the Gadus chalcogrammus isolate NIFS_2021 chromosome 15, NIFS_Gcha_1.0, whole genome shotgun sequence genome, one window contains:
- the LOC130404289 gene encoding metaxin-2-like isoform X2 — translation MSLAAEAFVSQIAAVEPWPENATLYQPLKDDQILLSDCASSLAVQTYLRMCGLPVQVACKANAEYMSPSGKVPFVHVGNQVVSELGPIVQFTKAKGHSLSDGLDDVQRAEMKAYMELVHNMLLTAELYVQWCDDSTAAEISRPRYSSPYSWPLNHILAYQKQWDVRRKMKAIGWGGKCLEQVYEDVSQCCQALSQRLGTQPYFFNKQRSWLFHAHINLK, via the exons ATGTCGCTCGCTGCCGAAGCCTTCGTGTCCCAGATAGCAG CTGTTGAGCCCTGGCCGGAAAATGCCACTTTGTACCAACCGCTGaagg ATGATCAGATCCTGCTCTCGGATTGTGCCTCATCTCTGGCCGTTCAG ACCTACCTGAGGATGTGTGGCCTTCCAGTCCAAGTTGCTTGCAAGGCCAACGCAGAGTATATGTCCCCCTCTG GGAAGGTTCCATTTGTACATGTTGGGAACCAGGTGGTGTCTGAACTGGGACCCATTGTCCAGTTTACTAAAGCCAAG ggcCATTCTCTCAGTGACGGCCTTGATGATGTCCAGAGAGCAGAGATGAAAGCGTACATGGAGCTGGTCCACAACATGCTGCTGACTGCAGAG TTGTACGTCCAGTGGTGTGATGATTCTACAGCTGCTGAG ATCTCTCGGCCCAGATACAGCAGTCCGTACTCATGGCCACTGAACCACATCCTGGCCTACCAGAAGCAGTGGGACGTCCGCAGGAAGATGAAGGCTATTGGCTGGGGAGGAAAGTGCCTGGAACAG GTGTATGAGGATGTGAGCCAGTGTTGTCAGGCGCTGTCCCAGAGGCTGGGAACTCAGCCATACTTCTTCAACAAACA ACGTTCCTGGTTGTTCCAcgcccacatcaatctgaagtag
- the LOC130404289 gene encoding metaxin-2-like isoform X1, translated as MSLAAEAFVSQIAAVEPWPENATLYQPLKDDQILLSDCASSLAVQTYLRMCGLPVQVACKANAEYMSPSGKVPFVHVGNQVVSELGPIVQFTKAKGHSLSDGLDDVQRAEMKAYMELVHNMLLTAELYVQWCDDSTAAEISRPRYSSPYSWPLNHILAYQKQWDVRRKMKAIGWGGKCLEQVYEDVSQCCQALSQRLGTQPYFFNKHPTELDALVFGHLFTILTTQLTSSELAERIKRCSNLLAFCKHIEHTYFKDKSA; from the exons ATGTCGCTCGCTGCCGAAGCCTTCGTGTCCCAGATAGCAG CTGTTGAGCCCTGGCCGGAAAATGCCACTTTGTACCAACCGCTGaagg ATGATCAGATCCTGCTCTCGGATTGTGCCTCATCTCTGGCCGTTCAG ACCTACCTGAGGATGTGTGGCCTTCCAGTCCAAGTTGCTTGCAAGGCCAACGCAGAGTATATGTCCCCCTCTG GGAAGGTTCCATTTGTACATGTTGGGAACCAGGTGGTGTCTGAACTGGGACCCATTGTCCAGTTTACTAAAGCCAAG ggcCATTCTCTCAGTGACGGCCTTGATGATGTCCAGAGAGCAGAGATGAAAGCGTACATGGAGCTGGTCCACAACATGCTGCTGACTGCAGAG TTGTACGTCCAGTGGTGTGATGATTCTACAGCTGCTGAG ATCTCTCGGCCCAGATACAGCAGTCCGTACTCATGGCCACTGAACCACATCCTGGCCTACCAGAAGCAGTGGGACGTCCGCAGGAAGATGAAGGCTATTGGCTGGGGAGGAAAGTGCCTGGAACAG GTGTATGAGGATGTGAGCCAGTGTTGTCAGGCGCTGTCCCAGAGGCTGGGAACTCAGCCATACTTCTTCAACAAACA ccccaCAGAGCtggatgcgctggtgttcgGCCACCTCTTCACCATCCTGACCACACAGCTGACCAGCAGCGAGCTGGCTGAGCGGATCAAGCGGTGCAGCAACCTGCTGGCCTTCTGCAAACACATCGAGCACACCTACTTTAAGGACAAGAGCGCCTAG